A genome region from Manis pentadactyla isolate mManPen7 chromosome 5, mManPen7.hap1, whole genome shotgun sequence includes the following:
- the UCP1 gene encoding LOW QUALITY PROTEIN: mitochondrial brown fat uncoupling protein 1 (The sequence of the model RefSeq protein was modified relative to this genomic sequence to represent the inferred CDS: inserted 5 bases in 4 codons; substituted 3 bases at 3 genomic stop codons), translating into MFSIATRFCNRADLMQRSQLHLLSPTFPATLQLGSKISAELXTKGETVFIGQPXEVVKVRLQAQTHPHGVKPHYMGTYXADRIRATTEGLTDLWKGSTPNLMRNVIMNCAELVXYDLMKEAPLNKTYQLVYVTGRXCTCHFVSALITXFCTNNVFVPLVDMVKSRFVNSLPGQCTSVPTCAMTVLTKEGPLAFFKRSLHAFLQICPFLHLGSPDVIIFVCSEQGKXKLTNSRLCHIIIFRKRMKHTSGSLCRLVYFAVHQTH; encoded by the exons ATGTTCTCAATAGCTACTCGGTTTTGCAACAGAGCAGACCTGATGCAAAGGTCCCAGCTGCACCTGCTCAGTCCCACATTCCCTG CAACACTTCAGTTAGGAAGTAAGATCTCAGCTGAGC AGACTAAAGGAGAGACAGTATTTATTGGGCAAC CAGAGGTTGTGAAGGTCAGACTTCAAGCACAGACCCATCCACATGGTGTCAAACCTCACTACATGGGGACTTA TGCTGACAGAATTAGAGCAACAACTGAAGGCTTGACAGATCTTTGGAAAG GGTCTACTCCCAATCTGATGAGAAATGTCATCATGAATTGTGCAGAGCTAG AGTATGACCTAATGAAGGAGGCACCTCTAAACAAGACTTACCAGCTAGTTTATGTAACAGGCAG ATGATGTACCTGCCACTTTGTATCAGCTCTTATCACCTGATTTTGCACAAACAATGTTTTTGTCCCTCTGGTGGATATGGTGAAAAGCAGATTTGTTAATTCTCTACCAGGACAATGCACAAGTGTGCCCACCTGTGCAATGACAGTGCTCACTAAGGAAGGACCATTGGCTTTTTTCAAAAG AAGCTTACATGCATTTTTGCAGATTTGTCCCTTCTTGCACCTTGGGTCTCCAGACGTCATTATATTTGTGTGCTCtgaacaaggaaaatgaaaattgacGAACTCAAGGCTGTGTCATATAATCATCTTcaggaaaagaatgaaacatACCAGTGGGAGTCTTTGCCgactg gtttattttgCTGTTCATCAAACTCACTGA